One Mycolicibacterium pulveris genomic region harbors:
- a CDS encoding HU family DNA-binding protein, with amino-acid sequence MNKAELIDVLTEKLGTDRRQATAAVENIVDTIVRAVHRGDSVTITGFGVFERRRRAARVARNPRTGETVRVKPTSVPAFRPGAQFKAVVSGAQRLPAEGPAVKRGVTATTARKAAKKTAKKAAKKSPAKKAATKRTAKKTAKKAPAKKAAAKRTAKKAATKRTAKKTAKKAPAKKAATKRTAKKTAKKAPAKKAAAKRGRR; translated from the coding sequence ATGAATAAAGCGGAGCTCATCGACGTACTCACGGAGAAGCTGGGCACCGATCGTCGGCAGGCAACCGCTGCGGTGGAGAATATCGTTGACACCATCGTGCGTGCGGTTCACCGGGGAGACAGCGTCACCATCACCGGCTTCGGGGTTTTCGAACGGCGCCGTCGCGCCGCTCGCGTCGCACGTAACCCGCGCACAGGCGAGACCGTGCGAGTCAAGCCCACTTCGGTGCCGGCGTTTCGGCCAGGCGCGCAGTTCAAAGCGGTTGTCTCTGGAGCGCAGCGTCTCCCGGCAGAAGGACCTGCCGTCAAGCGCGGCGTGACAGCGACTACGGCCCGAAAGGCTGCGAAGAAGACAGCCAAGAAGGCCGCCAAGAAGTCGCCGGCGAAGAAGGCCGCTACCAAGCGGACTGCCAAGAAGACCGCGAAGAAGGCACCGGCGAAGAAGGCCGCAGCCAAGCGGACTGCCAAGAAGGCTGCCACCAAGCGGACTGCCAAGAAGACCGCGAAGAAGGCACCGGCGAAGAAGGCTGCTACCAAGCGGACTGCCAAGAAGACCGCGAAGAAGGCTCCGGCGAAGAAGGCCGCAGCCAAGCGCGGCCGCAGGTAA
- the leuD gene encoding 3-isopropylmalate dehydratase small subunit: MEAFRTHTGIGVPLRRSNVDTDQIIPAAYLKRVTRTGFEDGLFAAWRNDPSFVLNLPPFDKGSVLVAGPDFGTGSSREHAVWALMDYGFRVVISSRFADIFRGNAGKAGLLAAEISQDDVELLWKLIEQQPGLEITVNLQDRNIVAGTVMVPFTIDDYTAWRLLEGLDDIGLTLRKCAEIDAYEARRPSWKPRTLPA; this comes from the coding sequence ATGGAAGCCTTTCGCACCCACACCGGCATCGGGGTGCCGCTGCGCCGCTCGAATGTGGACACCGACCAGATCATCCCGGCGGCCTATCTGAAGCGGGTCACCCGAACGGGTTTCGAGGACGGGTTGTTCGCGGCCTGGCGTAACGATCCGTCCTTTGTACTGAATCTGCCGCCCTTCGACAAGGGGTCCGTATTGGTCGCGGGCCCGGATTTCGGCACCGGTTCGTCACGCGAGCATGCGGTCTGGGCGCTCATGGACTACGGCTTCCGGGTCGTTATCTCGTCGCGCTTCGCCGACATTTTTCGGGGTAATGCGGGCAAGGCCGGACTCCTGGCGGCAGAAATTTCTCAGGATGATGTTGAACTGTTGTGGAAGCTCATCGAGCAGCAGCCAGGCCTGGAAATCACTGTGAATCTTCAAGATCGGAATATCGTCGCTGGAACGGTTATGGTGCCGTTCACGATTGACGATTACACCGCCTGGCGACTGCTCGAAGGGCTCGACGATATAGGCCTTACGCTGCGGAAATGCGCTGAGATCGACGCGTATGAAGCACGCCGGCCGAGCTGGAAACCGCGCACTCTGCCGGCCTGA
- the leuC gene encoding 3-isopropylmalate dehydratase large subunit — protein MSTSTKPRTLAEKVWADHVVAEGTGEGAAREPDLIYIDLHLVHEVTSPQAFDGLRLNGRTVRRPDLTIATEDHNVPTIDIDKPIADPISRTQVETLRRNCAEFGIRLHPMGDAEQGIVHIIGPQLGLTQPGMTVVCGDSHTSTHGAFGALAMGIGTSEVEHVLATQTLPLRPFKTMAVNVDGELPRGVSAKDIILAVIAKIGTGGGQGHVIEYRGSAIESLSMEGRMTICNMSIEAGARAGMVAPDETTFEFLRDRPHAPGGAQWDEAVAAWRRLRTDDGAEFDTEVYIDATTLSPFVTWGTNPGQGVPLSGCVPDPELMLDDGERQAAEKALAYMDLRPGMAMRDIAVDTVFVGSCTNGRIEDLRVVADVLKGRKVADGVRMLIVPGSMRVRAQAESEGLGEIFTAAGAEWRQAGCSMCLGMNPDQLSPGQRCASTSNRNFEGRQGKGGRTHLVSPAVAAATAVRGTLSSPADLPDATTR, from the coding sequence ATGTCTACCAGCACCAAGCCGCGCACTCTGGCGGAGAAAGTGTGGGCCGACCACGTCGTCGCCGAGGGCACGGGCGAGGGTGCGGCGCGCGAGCCCGATTTGATCTACATCGACCTTCACCTGGTGCACGAAGTGACCAGTCCCCAGGCATTCGACGGGCTGCGGCTCAACGGGCGCACCGTGCGCCGGCCCGATCTGACGATCGCGACCGAGGACCACAACGTGCCGACGATCGACATCGACAAGCCGATCGCCGATCCGATCTCCCGCACCCAAGTCGAGACCCTGCGCCGCAACTGTGCAGAGTTCGGCATCCGGTTGCATCCGATGGGCGACGCCGAACAAGGCATCGTGCACATCATCGGGCCGCAGCTGGGGTTGACCCAGCCCGGCATGACGGTGGTGTGCGGCGACAGTCACACCTCGACGCACGGCGCGTTCGGCGCGTTGGCGATGGGCATCGGCACCTCGGAAGTCGAGCATGTGCTCGCGACGCAGACCCTGCCGCTGCGCCCGTTCAAGACGATGGCGGTCAACGTCGACGGTGAATTGCCGCGCGGGGTCAGCGCGAAGGACATCATCCTGGCGGTGATCGCGAAGATCGGAACCGGCGGAGGTCAGGGTCACGTCATCGAATACCGGGGCAGCGCCATCGAATCGCTGTCGATGGAGGGCCGGATGACCATCTGCAACATGAGCATCGAGGCCGGCGCGCGGGCCGGCATGGTGGCGCCCGACGAGACGACGTTTGAATTCCTGCGGGATCGTCCGCATGCCCCGGGGGGCGCGCAGTGGGACGAGGCGGTCGCGGCGTGGCGCCGACTGCGCACCGATGACGGCGCCGAGTTCGACACCGAGGTCTACATCGATGCCACGACCCTGAGTCCGTTCGTCACCTGGGGTACCAACCCCGGGCAGGGGGTGCCGCTATCGGGTTGTGTGCCAGATCCCGAACTGATGCTCGACGACGGTGAACGCCAGGCGGCCGAAAAGGCATTGGCCTACATGGACCTTCGTCCAGGGATGGCGATGCGGGACATCGCGGTCGACACCGTGTTCGTCGGCTCGTGCACCAACGGCCGAATCGAAGACCTGCGGGTGGTGGCGGACGTGCTGAAAGGTCGCAAGGTCGCCGACGGGGTGCGGATGCTCATCGTGCCCGGTTCGATGAGGGTGCGCGCGCAAGCCGAATCCGAAGGTCTCGGCGAGATCTTCACCGCCGCCGGAGCGGAGTGGCGGCAGGCGGGTTGCTCGATGTGCCTGGGGATGAATCCCGACCAGTTGTCACCAGGCCAACGGTGCGCATCGACGTCCAACCGCAACTTCGAAGGCAGGCAAGGAAAAGGCGGCCGCACTCACCTGGTGTCGCCGGCGGTCGCCGCCGCCACGGCGGTACGCGGCACCTTGTCTTCCCCCGCAGACCTGCCCGACGCCACGACCCGCTAG
- a CDS encoding IclR family transcriptional regulator, translating to MRQDSGIGVLDKAVGVLHAVAESPCGLAELCERTGLPRATAHRLAAGLETHRLLARNGDGRWRLGPALTELAGQVNDPLLTAGAVVLPRLREITGESVQLYRREGITRICVAALEPPAGLRDTVPVGTRLPMTAGSGAKVLLAYADAATQQAVLPTAKFTDRALAEVRKRGWAQSVAEREPGVASVSAPVRDGRGTVTAAVSVSGPIDRMGRRPGVRWAADLLAAAEALTRRL from the coding sequence ATGAGACAGGATAGCGGCATCGGGGTGCTCGACAAAGCCGTGGGCGTCCTGCATGCGGTGGCCGAGTCACCTTGCGGGCTGGCCGAACTGTGCGAGCGCACAGGACTTCCCCGCGCGACCGCGCACCGGCTGGCCGCGGGGCTGGAGACACATCGGCTGCTCGCCCGCAACGGCGACGGTCGGTGGCGGCTGGGTCCGGCGCTGACCGAACTGGCCGGGCAGGTCAACGATCCGCTGTTGACGGCGGGCGCGGTGGTGCTGCCGCGCCTGCGGGAGATCACCGGCGAGAGCGTGCAGCTTTATCGCCGAGAGGGCATCACACGAATCTGTGTGGCCGCATTGGAACCGCCTGCCGGGCTTCGCGATACGGTGCCGGTGGGCACGCGCCTGCCGATGACCGCCGGTTCGGGGGCCAAGGTGCTGTTGGCGTACGCGGATGCGGCGACGCAGCAGGCCGTCCTGCCCACCGCCAAGTTCACCGATCGTGCGCTCGCCGAGGTGCGCAAACGCGGTTGGGCGCAGAGCGTCGCCGAACGCGAACCCGGGGTGGCCAGCGTCTCAGCGCCGGTGCGCGACGGCCGCGGCACGGTGACCGCGGCGGTGTCGGTGTCGGGGCCGATCGACCGGATGGGCCGACGGCCGGGCGTACGGTGGGCCGCTGATCTGTTGGCCGCGGCGGAGGCGCTCACCCGACGGCTGTGA
- the gltX gene encoding glutamate--tRNA ligase, whose amino-acid sequence MTVRVRFCPSPTGTPHVGLIRTALFNWAYARHTGGTFVFRLEDTDAQRDSEESYLALLDALKWLGLDYDEGPDIGGPYGPYRQSERGDIYRDVLNRLLESGEVYEAFSTAEEVEARHVAAGRNPKLGYDNFDRDLTEAQRAAFLAEGRRPVLRLRMPDEDITWHDMVRGETTFAAGSVPDFALTRASGDPLYTLVNPVDDALMKITHVLRGDDLLPSTPRQIALYRALIRIGVAEGIPEFAHLPTVLGDGNKKLSKRDPQSNLFVHRERGFIPEGLLNYLALLGWGIADDRDLFTLDEMVAAFDVVDVNANPARFDQKKADAINAEHIRMLSAEDFTARLSAYFADHGYDTGLDGKRFAEAADLVQTRIVVLGDAWDLLKFLNDDEYRLDEKAAAKELKPEAVPVLDAALAALEGLDEWNTAAIEAALKASLLENLGLKPRKAFGPVRVAATGATVSPPLFESLDLLGRERTLRRLRLGREHAVAATEA is encoded by the coding sequence ATGACGGTACGAGTACGGTTCTGCCCGTCGCCGACCGGTACCCCGCACGTCGGGTTGATCCGCACCGCGCTGTTCAACTGGGCGTACGCCCGTCACACGGGGGGCACGTTCGTGTTCCGGTTGGAGGACACCGATGCCCAACGCGACAGCGAGGAAAGCTATCTGGCGCTGCTGGATGCGCTGAAATGGCTGGGGCTGGACTACGACGAGGGACCCGACATCGGCGGACCTTACGGCCCCTACCGGCAGTCCGAGCGTGGCGACATCTATCGCGACGTGCTGAACCGCCTGCTGGAATCGGGGGAGGTGTACGAAGCCTTCTCCACCGCTGAGGAAGTCGAGGCACGCCATGTGGCGGCCGGGCGAAACCCCAAGCTGGGCTATGACAACTTCGACCGTGACCTCACCGAGGCGCAGCGGGCGGCGTTTCTCGCCGAGGGTCGCAGGCCGGTGCTGCGGCTGCGAATGCCCGACGAGGACATCACCTGGCACGACATGGTGCGCGGTGAGACCACTTTCGCGGCCGGCAGCGTGCCCGACTTCGCGTTGACCCGCGCCAGCGGAGATCCGCTGTACACGTTGGTCAATCCGGTCGACGACGCGCTGATGAAGATCACCCATGTGCTGCGCGGTGACGACCTGCTGCCGTCCACGCCGCGCCAGATCGCCCTCTACCGCGCCTTGATCCGAATCGGGGTGGCCGAAGGTATCCCCGAGTTCGCGCACCTGCCAACCGTTCTGGGGGATGGCAACAAGAAGTTGTCGAAGCGCGATCCACAGTCCAACCTCTTTGTTCATCGTGAACGCGGTTTCATCCCGGAGGGGCTGCTGAACTACCTGGCGTTGCTGGGCTGGGGGATCGCCGACGACCGCGACCTCTTCACGCTCGACGAGATGGTGGCCGCCTTCGACGTCGTCGACGTCAACGCCAACCCCGCCCGCTTCGACCAGAAGAAGGCCGACGCGATCAACGCCGAACACATTCGGATGCTCAGCGCCGAGGACTTCACCGCGCGGCTGTCGGCCTACTTCGCCGACCACGGGTACGACACCGGGCTCGACGGGAAGCGGTTCGCCGAGGCCGCGGATCTGGTGCAGACCCGCATCGTGGTTCTCGGTGATGCCTGGGATCTGCTGAAGTTCCTCAACGACGACGAGTACAGGCTCGACGAGAAGGCCGCGGCCAAAGAGCTCAAACCGGAGGCCGTGCCGGTGCTGGACGCCGCGCTGGCCGCTCTCGAAGGGCTCGACGAGTGGAACACCGCAGCGATCGAAGCGGCCCTCAAGGCTTCGCTGTTGGAGAACCTGGGGCTCAAACCCCGCAAAGCGTTCGGCCCGGTCCGGGTCGCCGCCACCGGCGCCACGGTCAGCCCGCCCCTGTTCGAGTCGCTGGACCTGCTGGGGCGTGAGCGCACCCTGCGCCGGCTACGCCTGGGGCGCGAGCACGCCGTGGCGGCGACGGAGGCCTGA
- a CDS encoding fumarylacetoacetate hydrolase family protein, whose protein sequence is MRLGRIASPDGVAFVTIEGPTDDPTQAVAREVAEHPFGTPDFTGRQWPLADVRLLAPILATKVVCVGKNYAAHVEEMGGNSGTFDDPVIFMKPNTAIIGPNVPIQLPADANPVHFEGELAVVIGRPCKDVPAARAADNILGYTIANDVSARDQQKKDGQWTRAKGHDTFCPVGPWIVTDLDPSDLAVRTEVNGEVKQDSRTSLMIHGVGEIVEWISHVMTLLPGDLLLTGTPAGVGPIEDGDTVSITIEGLGTLTNPVVRKGK, encoded by the coding sequence ATGCGCCTTGGCCGTATCGCGAGCCCCGACGGGGTGGCCTTCGTCACCATCGAGGGCCCGACCGACGACCCCACCCAGGCCGTCGCCCGCGAGGTCGCCGAACACCCGTTCGGCACGCCGGACTTCACCGGCAGACAGTGGCCGCTGGCCGACGTGCGCCTGCTGGCACCGATCCTGGCCACCAAGGTGGTGTGCGTGGGCAAGAACTACGCCGCGCATGTCGAGGAGATGGGGGGCAACAGCGGCACGTTCGACGATCCGGTGATCTTCATGAAACCCAACACCGCGATCATCGGGCCCAACGTGCCGATCCAGCTGCCCGCCGACGCCAACCCGGTGCACTTCGAAGGTGAGCTGGCGGTGGTGATCGGGCGGCCCTGCAAGGACGTGCCCGCGGCGCGCGCCGCCGACAACATCCTCGGCTACACGATCGCCAACGACGTGTCGGCTCGGGACCAGCAGAAGAAAGACGGTCAGTGGACCCGCGCCAAAGGACACGACACCTTCTGCCCGGTCGGGCCGTGGATCGTCACCGACCTCGACCCCTCCGACCTCGCGGTCCGCACCGAAGTCAACGGCGAGGTCAAACAAGACAGCCGCACGTCGCTGATGATTCATGGCGTCGGGGAGATCGTCGAGTGGATCTCACACGTGATGACGCTGCTGCCCGGTGACCTGCTGCTGACCGGTACACCCGCGGGCGTCGGCCCCATCGAGGACGGCGACACCGTCAGCATCACCATCGAAGGACTTGGCACGCTGACCAACCCTGTTGTCCGCAAAGGAAAGTGA
- a CDS encoding MFS transporter, with amino-acid sequence MRWSMLAIALAATTSANVFINGVAFLIPALQSERGLNLASAGLLSSMAGFGLVVTLIAWGYVVDRIGERFVLAVGSALIAAAAVGAASVEPLWAVGVFLFLGGMAAASSNSASGRLVVGWFPPNQRGLVMGIRQAATPLGVALGALVIPRIAESYGVSAALLFPALVCGVSAVVCAVAVVDPPRPPRAEATQEVLANPYRESGLLWRIHAVSVLLVVPQAVLWTFTLVWLMTERGWSAESAGAMVTVAQVLGAGGRVAAGRWSDLLGSRLRPIRTIALAAAVTMGLFALTDWLDSPTSVALMVIAAVITVSDNGLAFTAIAEIAGPFWSGRALGAQNTSQHLASAVAAPLFGGLIGMVGYAAAFAVCALLPLVAVPVVPADNTFAKRTPGL; translated from the coding sequence ATGCGCTGGTCGATGTTGGCGATCGCGCTGGCGGCGACCACGAGTGCCAATGTGTTCATCAACGGTGTGGCGTTTCTGATTCCGGCGCTGCAGTCCGAACGTGGCCTGAACCTCGCATCGGCCGGGCTGCTGTCTTCGATGGCCGGCTTCGGCTTGGTCGTCACGCTGATCGCATGGGGCTACGTCGTCGACCGGATTGGCGAACGTTTCGTGCTCGCAGTGGGTTCGGCGTTGATCGCGGCCGCGGCGGTCGGTGCCGCTTCGGTGGAGCCACTGTGGGCGGTCGGCGTGTTTCTGTTTCTGGGCGGGATGGCCGCGGCGAGCAGCAATTCGGCCAGCGGGCGGCTGGTGGTCGGCTGGTTTCCCCCCAACCAGCGCGGCCTGGTGATGGGAATCCGGCAGGCCGCGACACCGCTGGGAGTCGCGTTGGGCGCGTTGGTGATTCCCCGCATCGCCGAAAGCTACGGGGTGTCTGCCGCGCTGTTGTTCCCCGCGCTGGTGTGCGGAGTTTCGGCCGTGGTGTGCGCGGTGGCTGTCGTCGACCCGCCCCGGCCGCCGCGCGCGGAGGCAACTCAAGAGGTACTGGCCAACCCGTATCGCGAATCGGGTCTGCTCTGGCGCATCCACGCGGTGTCCGTGCTACTGGTCGTGCCCCAAGCGGTGCTGTGGACGTTCACGCTGGTGTGGTTGATGACCGAACGCGGGTGGTCGGCGGAGTCGGCGGGCGCGATGGTCACGGTGGCGCAGGTGCTCGGCGCAGGCGGGCGCGTCGCCGCGGGCCGGTGGTCGGATCTGCTGGGCTCACGGCTGCGTCCGATCCGCACGATCGCATTGGCGGCGGCCGTCACGATGGGGCTGTTCGCGTTGACGGACTGGCTCGATTCCCCGACCAGCGTGGCGTTGATGGTGATCGCGGCGGTGATCACGGTGTCCGACAACGGGTTGGCGTTCACCGCGATCGCCGAGATCGCGGGCCCGTTCTGGAGCGGGCGCGCACTGGGCGCCCAGAACACCAGCCAGCATCTGGCCAGCGCGGTCGCGGCCCCGTTGTTCGGCGGGTTGATCGGAATGGTCGGTTACGCCGCGGCGTTCGCGGTCTGCGCGCTGCTCCCGTTGGTCGCAGTGCCCGTCGTGCCGGCGGACAACACTTTCGCGAAACGAACCCCAGGCTTGTGA